The genomic DNA CTGGTTTTTCATTGCTGAAGTTATACAGTCTCTAACCAATCATAAATTTGTTCTAACTGTTCTAGGGTAATTAACCCATACTGCCAAAGAACCATAGTTAAAGAACCTGTATTTTGCTCACGATGACGCAAAGCTACATCGAGGGAAGCGGTGGAAATTGCTAAATCTTCTTGGAGAAAATTAATTAAACGGGAATATCTTGATGGTGTCATTTGTATCTCACCTTTTTGGGTAGAGTGTATTATCATATATCTCTCCTGAATTTCTCAGTGATCTCAAGCCAGTATTTGATGTGTCACTGTACTATGACTGGATAAATACTCCATCACAGTTAAGTGGTTATTTGTCCCTACTAGAGTTTGGTGATCAACAAAGTAAGTTTGATTTTGCTGGTTTTTAGCATTTTGAAGTCATACTAATTCTCAGTTACTCTAGCTGTATTCTATTTAGTTGTTTGCATTGTATGTAATTACGTTTGGAGTCACCAAGATTCCATAGCTTATAGTCCTCTATTGATGACTATTTACACTTATGCCAAAAGGCTGATATTTGAAATTAAATTTTGAAGCTATGATTTAAGGTAGTAGAAACCTAAGTTTGATGTGATTACGGATACTGCTAAATATTAACCCCTTTATTTTAAGTATTTGTTTGACTACAGTATCTTCATAGAAAATTGATTAATTCTTTACACATATCAGTTATCAATCTGTTTCCGGCTCCTACTGACCAAAAGAATGGGATACAAGCCCCGTCCTTCTAGGACGGCTTTATGGTAAAATTTAGGTATAGTCGCCATAGGGCATTGGGAGA from Okeanomitos corallinicola TIOX110 includes the following:
- a CDS encoding DUF2949 domain-containing protein translates to MIIHSTQKGEIQMTPSRYSRLINFLQEDLAISTASLDVALRHREQNTGSLTMVLWQYGLITLEQLEQIYDWLETV